The following DNA comes from Dehalococcoidia bacterium.
GTTACAGACAGGCTTGCTGAGCACAAGAGCAGAGTGAGAGCCGGAAACACTACCGCCGAGGCTATGAGTATGCACAAGGGCGTGGCGGAGGCGGGCGACGCGCGCCTTGTTAGGTACGTAGTCTAGATCGCAGAATGGGTCGGGGAACTCGTAGTTGATCGTCGGCGGGACAACGGAATGGTGAATGGCCAGGGCCGTGGCGGCTGCCTGTAGAACTCCACTTGCAGCGAACGGTTGACCGATCATCGATTTAATAGAACTTACGGGCATCCGATACGCGTGGACGCCGAAGGCGGCCCGATGGGCTTTCGCCTCGGCACGGTCGTCGAACTTGGTGGCGTTTCCGTGGGCGCAGATGTAATCGAGGTCGCAGGAGTCAATTTGCGAAGCCGTCAAGGCCCGAACGATTGACTCGCGTAGCGCCTCGACGTAGCGCTCTTCGGAGTTTTGCGTGTTCACCTCGCTCACGCTGGCATATCCGCCAACCTCGGCATAGATCCGTGCGCCACGCGCCAGCGCGTGACTAAGGTCTTCGAGAACTAGGACAGCACCGCCTTCGGCCAAAACGAGCCCGCAACGCTGCAAGTCGTATGGGCGGGATGCGTTCTCGGGCGGGCCCGTCCACGTCGACAGGAAACCTCCGGCAAGAAATAGGCTGAAGACGAACTGGGAGACCGGTGCTTCCGCGGCACCGACGAAGGCCACATTCAAGCCACGTGAGCGAATCTGCTCGGCCCCCCAGGCGATGAC
Coding sequences within:
- a CDS encoding beta-ketoacyl-[acyl-carrier-protein] synthase family protein, translating into GEWLARRRVVITGLGVVAPNGIGKDAFWQSLIAGKSAVDYIRAFDPSPYPCKVAAEVRDFVPGDFIRPSQARTMGRFAQFAVAAARLAVDDAGLSEVRLPPAAVCLGTAVHGIGDLGVPAHLDFLSRGWTSIGRSVGLEVTAHAATAHVQQELRIHGPMLTIASACCTGIDVIAWGAEQIRSRGLNVAFVGAAEAPVSQFVFSLFLAGGFLSTWTGPPENASRPYDLQRCGLVLAEGGAVLVLEDLSHALARGARIYAEVGGYASVSEVNTQNSEERYVEALRESIVRALTASQIDSCDLDYICAHGNATKFDDRAEAKAHRAAFGVHAYRMPVSSIKSMIGQPFAASGVLQAAATALAIHHSVVPPTINYEFPDPFCDLDYVPNKARVARLRHALVHTHSLGGSVSGSHSALVLSKPVCNPT